From Actinomycetota bacterium, one genomic window encodes:
- a CDS encoding ATP-binding cassette domain-containing protein codes for MTFPLGFEVPPEAMLGLVTGLTYGLLGVGITLIYKANRILNFAYGEMGALTALLFVHLVAGRSWPYWVALPVALAVAGAVGAAIEVGIIRRLARTPRLLVLVATIGLAQLLFVLSTLVPREGLGQASFPLPFAPTIQIGSVTVPPGHVLILVAAPVITAAIALFLRRSRIGLASRAAADNEDAAQLTGIPVHRISLAIWILAGILAVVGAILVGPTRPVLSNVATGPDLMLRGLTAAVFGGLVSLPMTLLGGVLVGVAEFLVLWNYPTGGALELVLLVLVVGLVLWRTDLGATVRDAGARTLSLVGSASRLRHDLAADPRVRRARRAAAIVAVVVLGLLPLALTNSHRVLLSTIALFAAMGCTLVLLTGYAGQVSLGQFAFVAIGAVVGGKLHSLGYPPGTAVVWATAIGALVALVVGLPALRIRGLFLAVTTLSLAVFTSTWLVSQPWLVRDVTGASTLEIPRPELLGIDLQSELAYAWLSLGVLAVVGAIVTHIPRTGLGRSIVAVRDNEPSAASLSVEPWRAKLVTFVVSGALASFVGYFYGGLLVSFSSQPQEVFGPGQSLLLVAMVVFGGAGSVTGAIVGALFVHGSVFVMAPLVSSFAGDRIAAVLSGAGLLVAVLQFPQGLAAELFRIRDRIAARIAGAAPSRDEGSATTAPRLQQRSEAERAEPTDLDDALRCEDVVVRYGGITAVDGVTLHAAAGEIVGLVGPNGAGKTTLFDVLSGHIRGQAGRVLLHGEDISDLSPALRARLGLGRTFQQARLFDDLTVVETLQVGLERHQPYEAVPALLGLPPDRRDGRTKREAADDIVELFNLGEYAHRPIRELSTGTRRLVELATMVALAAPVLLLDEPAAGVAQREVEALTGVLQDVRGHLDATIVLIDHDVPMVSAISDRLYVLAAGRVIAEGDPDTVRDDPAVIEAYLGRDDRALVRSGT; via the coding sequence GTGACCTTCCCGTTGGGCTTCGAGGTACCACCCGAGGCGATGCTCGGACTCGTGACCGGGTTGACCTACGGGTTGCTCGGCGTCGGTATCACGCTGATCTACAAGGCCAACCGGATCCTCAACTTCGCGTACGGCGAGATGGGTGCGCTGACGGCGCTGCTGTTCGTGCACCTGGTGGCCGGTCGATCCTGGCCCTACTGGGTGGCGCTTCCGGTGGCGCTGGCGGTGGCCGGGGCGGTGGGTGCGGCGATCGAGGTTGGGATCATCCGCCGGCTCGCACGCACGCCCCGTCTCCTCGTGCTCGTGGCCACGATCGGACTCGCGCAGCTGCTGTTCGTGTTGAGCACGCTGGTTCCGCGTGAGGGCCTGGGACAGGCGAGCTTCCCACTGCCGTTCGCACCGACCATCCAGATCGGTTCGGTCACGGTGCCGCCCGGGCACGTGCTGATCCTCGTCGCCGCGCCGGTCATCACGGCCGCCATCGCGCTGTTCCTTCGGCGGTCACGGATCGGGCTGGCGAGTCGGGCCGCCGCGGACAACGAGGACGCCGCCCAGCTCACCGGCATCCCCGTGCACCGGATCTCGCTGGCGATCTGGATCCTGGCCGGCATCCTGGCCGTGGTCGGCGCCATCCTCGTCGGCCCCACCCGTCCGGTGCTCTCGAACGTCGCGACCGGTCCCGACCTGATGCTCCGCGGTCTGACCGCTGCGGTGTTCGGTGGGCTCGTGAGCCTGCCGATGACGCTCCTCGGGGGCGTCCTCGTCGGCGTCGCCGAGTTCCTGGTGCTGTGGAACTACCCGACCGGCGGTGCGCTCGAGCTGGTCCTGCTCGTACTCGTGGTCGGTCTCGTCCTGTGGCGCACGGACCTCGGCGCCACCGTGCGCGACGCCGGAGCCCGCACCCTGTCGTTGGTCGGTTCCGCCTCCCGGCTGCGCCACGACCTGGCAGCCGATCCGCGTGTGCGCCGGGCACGGCGCGCGGCGGCGATCGTCGCGGTCGTCGTTCTGGGCCTGCTGCCGCTCGCGCTGACCAACTCGCACCGGGTGCTGCTGTCGACCATCGCGTTGTTCGCCGCGATGGGCTGCACGCTCGTGCTGTTGACCGGCTACGCCGGCCAGGTCTCGCTGGGCCAGTTCGCGTTCGTTGCCATCGGTGCCGTCGTCGGCGGCAAGCTGCACAGCCTCGGGTACCCGCCGGGCACCGCGGTCGTGTGGGCCACGGCGATCGGGGCGCTCGTGGCGCTCGTCGTGGGCCTTCCGGCTCTCCGGATCCGGGGGCTGTTCCTGGCGGTCACGACCCTGTCGCTGGCCGTCTTCACCTCGACGTGGTTGGTCAGCCAGCCGTGGCTGGTACGTGACGTGACGGGCGCGTCAACGCTCGAGATCCCGCGACCCGAGCTGCTCGGGATCGACCTGCAGAGCGAACTCGCCTACGCGTGGTTGAGCCTCGGCGTCCTGGCGGTCGTGGGCGCGATCGTCACGCACATCCCACGGACCGGACTCGGTCGTTCGATCGTCGCCGTGCGCGACAACGAGCCCTCGGCCGCGAGCCTCAGCGTCGAACCGTGGCGGGCCAAGCTGGTCACCTTCGTCGTGTCGGGCGCGCTCGCCTCGTTCGTCGGCTACTTCTACGGCGGCCTGCTGGTGTCGTTCTCCTCCCAGCCACAGGAGGTCTTCGGGCCGGGCCAGTCACTGCTGCTGGTCGCCATGGTCGTCTTCGGCGGCGCGGGGTCGGTGACCGGAGCGATCGTCGGGGCGCTGTTCGTGCACGGCTCGGTGTTCGTCATGGCGCCGCTCGTCAGCTCGTTCGCGGGCGACCGGATCGCCGCCGTACTGAGTGGCGCCGGCCTCCTCGTGGCGGTGCTGCAGTTCCCGCAGGGTCTCGCCGCTGAGCTGTTCCGCATCCGCGACCGCATCGCGGCCCGGATCGCCGGCGCGGCGCCGTCGCGCGACGAGGGAAGCGCGACCACAGCGCCCCGACTGCAGCAGCGATCGGAGGCAGAGCGAGCCGAACCCACCGATCTCGACGATGCCCTGCGCTGCGAGGACGTCGTCGTCCGGTACGGCGGTATCACCGCGGTCGACGGGGTCACTCTGCACGCTGCGGCCGGCGAGATCGTCGGGCTCGTGGGACCCAACGGGGCTGGGAAGACCACGTTGTTCGACGTGCTGTCCGGCCACATCCGAGGCCAGGCGGGACGGGTGCTGCTCCACGGCGAAGACATCTCCGACCTGTCTCCGGCGCTGCGGGCGCGTCTCGGGCTGGGGCGTACGTTCCAGCAGGCTCGTCTCTTCGACGATCTGACCGTGGTCGAGACGCTCCAGGTCGGACTCGAACGACACCAGCCGTACGAAGCGGTCCCAGCACTGCTCGGCCTGCCCCCGGATCGCCGGGATGGGCGCACCAAGCGCGAGGCAGCCGACGACATCGTGGAGCTGTTCAACCTCGGTGAGTACGCCCACCGACCCATCCGGGAGCTGTCGACCGGGACGCGCCGGCTCGTCGAGCTTGCCACGATGGTCGCGCTCGCCGCCCCGGTGCTGTTGCTCGACGAGCCCGCCGCGGGAGTCGCGCAGCGAGAGGTGGAGGCGCTGACGGGTGTGCTGCAGGACGTCCGTGGCCACCTCGACGCGACGATCGTCCTCATCGACCACGACGTGCCGATGGTGAGCGCCATCTCGGACCGGCTGTACGTCCTGGCCGCGGGACGGGTCATCGCCGAGGGCGATCCGGACACCGTACGGGACGACCCCGCCGTCATCGAGGCCTACCTCGGTAGGGACGACCGGGCGCTGGTGCGTTCGGGGACCTGA
- a CDS encoding NAD-dependent epimerase/dehydratase family protein yields the protein MGDGALGMPRVLVTGGTGAVGTGVMRHLRDRAHVTLMARNRPAALPDDVAFVAADVRDADAVRKAVVGVDAVVHLAWAVSVRLTHDETEAINVGGTRNLIDACLDEGVRRLVFCSSVTAYGSDPGHEGRWRETDELHASPDFDYAFHKKLMEQEISASGLDHVLVRLGTVLGRRVENSVARVFTAPVVTGIKGAGMTFQFVHQDDAGRFFATAALGGPTGPVNVAADDELDMRQLAELTGRRYVELSEDAALKMVKAMFRLGASEVDPEAMAALRDFPIVDTTRLREDWGFDLAWSSAETARDMARAGSRFVSVGPKVFGLPWRLPYVEPEPIPTRPSDGGVLVDLLPEPYRGEFDCPLDPRYEEYTSTNVSEAFPGPMTPLTLTVALNALRASAQGISDIFGFSGPVAEELVHRGPVSLGHRMYVNISATRQMSEMVPGMTPGDIDHQYLGKPMPTERPRPTLRDVVQGLRLAFRGAPRMAGLAREAERAHADADELTLTPAQLRALSDPRLVAHLGLVHDQLVQAWNVACIMNMVSGGAWSTLERVVGVEAAARLRTGGASLASAATIQGVERLARRARDDGALTEVLRSRSPGDALAEVRRSHPGFARDLEWLLDTVGHRGPGETELANDVFADRPDLLIEAIAKAMGATGRASEAATPRGFIQRRLVSLAGKQLRTRERARDAAMRLTHALRLAARERGARLAEAGTLPSGDDVFYLTLDEVKHPPADTAAVVARRRRERERLASQHLPGFLTIGWQPTEERRQGDTIEGLPAAPGTYVGRARVLESLDGLEPGEVLVTKVTDVGWTALFAYAGAIVTDLGGSMSHAAVVAREFGVPAVVGTQDATTRIRTGDLIEVDGTTGTVRLLSGGAPTPRERGGAYL from the coding sequence ATGGGGGACGGAGCGCTCGGGATGCCACGGGTCCTCGTGACGGGTGGCACCGGTGCCGTCGGCACCGGCGTCATGCGTCACCTCCGTGACCGCGCGCACGTCACCCTCATGGCACGCAACCGCCCCGCCGCGCTCCCGGATGACGTCGCGTTCGTCGCGGCCGACGTCCGCGACGCCGACGCGGTCCGCAAGGCCGTCGTGGGGGTCGACGCGGTGGTCCACCTCGCGTGGGCCGTCAGCGTCCGACTGACCCACGACGAGACCGAAGCCATAAACGTCGGTGGCACCCGCAACCTCATCGACGCCTGCCTGGACGAGGGCGTCAGGCGCCTGGTGTTCTGCTCGTCGGTCACCGCGTACGGGTCCGACCCCGGTCACGAGGGACGCTGGCGCGAGACGGACGAGCTCCACGCGTCGCCGGACTTCGACTACGCGTTCCACAAGAAGTTGATGGAGCAGGAGATCTCCGCGAGCGGTCTCGATCACGTGCTGGTACGACTCGGGACCGTGCTCGGTCGCCGCGTCGAGAACTCGGTTGCGCGGGTGTTCACCGCACCGGTCGTCACCGGCATCAAGGGTGCCGGGATGACGTTCCAGTTCGTCCACCAGGACGACGCGGGGCGCTTCTTCGCCACGGCGGCGCTCGGCGGGCCGACCGGGCCGGTCAACGTCGCCGCTGACGACGAGCTCGACATGCGTCAGCTCGCGGAGCTGACCGGACGCCGCTACGTCGAGCTCAGCGAGGACGCCGCTCTGAAGATGGTCAAGGCGATGTTCCGGCTCGGTGCCAGCGAGGTCGACCCGGAGGCGATGGCTGCGCTGCGCGACTTCCCCATCGTCGACACGACGCGGCTGCGCGAGGACTGGGGCTTCGACCTCGCCTGGTCGAGCGCCGAGACGGCCCGCGACATGGCACGCGCCGGCTCGCGCTTCGTCAGCGTGGGTCCCAAGGTGTTCGGCCTGCCGTGGCGCCTGCCGTACGTCGAACCTGAACCGATCCCCACGCGTCCGAGCGATGGCGGTGTGTTGGTCGACCTGCTCCCCGAGCCATACCGGGGGGAGTTCGACTGTCCCCTGGACCCACGCTACGAGGAGTACACCTCGACCAACGTGTCCGAGGCCTTCCCGGGGCCGATGACCCCGTTGACGCTCACCGTGGCGCTCAACGCCCTGCGTGCCTCAGCGCAGGGCATCTCCGACATCTTCGGGTTCTCCGGTCCGGTGGCCGAGGAGCTGGTGCATCGTGGACCGGTCTCGCTCGGCCACCGCATGTACGTCAACATCTCCGCCACGAGGCAGATGTCGGAGATGGTTCCCGGCATGACGCCGGGCGACATCGACCACCAGTACCTCGGCAAGCCGATGCCGACCGAGCGTCCCCGCCCCACGTTGCGTGACGTCGTGCAGGGCCTGCGACTGGCCTTCCGGGGAGCCCCGCGGATGGCCGGCCTCGCTCGCGAGGCGGAGCGGGCGCACGCGGATGCGGACGAGCTGACCTTGACTCCCGCACAGCTACGCGCGCTGTCGGATCCGCGACTCGTCGCACACCTCGGGCTCGTGCACGACCAGCTCGTCCAGGCCTGGAACGTGGCGTGCATCATGAACATGGTTTCCGGGGGGGCGTGGAGCACCCTCGAGCGCGTCGTCGGGGTCGAGGCGGCGGCGCGGCTGCGGACCGGTGGGGCGAGCCTGGCGAGCGCCGCCACGATCCAGGGTGTCGAGCGGCTCGCCCGGCGAGCGCGTGACGATGGCGCGCTGACGGAGGTGCTGCGGTCACGGTCGCCCGGTGACGCACTCGCTGAGGTACGGCGGTCACATCCCGGCTTCGCCCGCGATCTCGAGTGGCTCCTCGACACGGTCGGACACCGCGGACCGGGGGAGACCGAGCTCGCCAACGACGTCTTCGCCGACCGCCCTGACCTGCTCATCGAAGCCATCGCCAAGGCCATGGGGGCGACCGGTCGCGCGTCGGAGGCCGCGACGCCGCGAGGGTTCATCCAGCGGCGCTTGGTGTCGCTTGCCGGCAAGCAGCTGAGGACCCGGGAGCGTGCGCGCGATGCGGCGATGCGTCTCACCCACGCCCTGCGCCTGGCTGCCAGGGAGCGGGGCGCCCGCCTGGCTGAGGCCGGGACTCTCCCCTCTGGCGACGACGTCTTCTACCTCACGCTCGACGAGGTCAAACATCCACCGGCTGACACCGCCGCCGTGGTCGCGCGTCGTCGCCGTGAGCGCGAGCGGCTGGCGTCGCAGCACCTGCCGGGCTTCCTGACGATCGGCTGGCAGCCGACCGAGGAGCGTCGGCAGGGCGACACCATCGAAGGTCTGCCCGCCGCGCCGGGGACCTACGTCGGACGCGCGCGCGTGCTGGAGTCGTTGGATGGTCTTGAGCCCGGCGAGGTGCTGGTCACCAAGGTCACCGACGTCGGCTGGACGGCGCTGTTCGCCTACGCCGGGGCGATCGTGACCGACCTCGGTGGCTCGATGTCCCACGCCGCCGTGGTCGCACGTGAGTTCGGCGTGCCCGCCGTGGTCGGAACGCAGGACGCCACGACCCGTATCCGCACCGGCGACCTCATCGAGGTCGACGGCACGACGGGGACGGTACGACTCCTGAGCGGCGGGGCGCCGACGCCGCGTGAGCGTGGAGGCGCCTACCTGTGA
- a CDS encoding acetoacetate decarboxylase family protein: protein MHPATVPATTAEVLGRTITFPVRIRTARLNAAVFRAASDVATTCLPPGLTPVLIAPGTTLVAVLVVDYSDNDLGDYDELGITVPCLPSGSAQPSLGELLGGLRSGAMGTYVIHLPVTQEFTRAAGNQLWGLPKTVDDLAVRRSDRVVTCSWRRDEREIARVALPSRPGGQDVGVEVVGYAGSPDGLIATYSRMALSGVSLHAGGRIRFGDHPVGRELARLFRSDRAIASVAVENFACEIDPAVPLAT from the coding sequence ATGCACCCAGCCACGGTCCCCGCGACGACCGCCGAGGTGCTCGGGCGCACCATCACCTTCCCCGTCCGCATCCGCACGGCACGGCTGAACGCCGCCGTCTTCCGCGCCGCGAGCGACGTGGCCACCACGTGCCTGCCGCCGGGGCTGACGCCCGTGCTCATCGCCCCGGGGACCACCCTGGTCGCCGTGTTGGTCGTCGACTACAGCGACAACGACCTCGGTGACTACGACGAGCTCGGGATCACCGTGCCGTGCTTGCCGTCGGGATCGGCCCAGCCATCGCTGGGCGAGCTGCTCGGGGGTCTACGCAGTGGGGCGATGGGCACCTACGTCATCCACCTTCCGGTCACGCAGGAGTTCACTCGCGCCGCCGGCAACCAGCTGTGGGGTCTGCCCAAGACCGTCGACGACCTGGCCGTCCGTCGCAGCGACCGGGTGGTCACGTGCTCGTGGCGACGAGACGAACGGGAGATCGCGCGGGTCGCGCTGCCGTCACGGCCGGGTGGTCAGGACGTCGGCGTCGAGGTGGTCGGCTACGCGGGGTCGCCGGACGGTCTGATCGCGACCTACAGCCGTATGGCACTCAGTGGCGTGTCGCTCCATGCCGGGGGGCGCATCCGGTTCGGTGATCACCCCGTCGGCCGCGAGCTGGCGCGGCTGTTCCGTTCCGATCGTGCCATCGCCTCGGTGGCGGTGGAAAACTTCGCGTGCGAGATCGACCCGGCGGTGCCGCTGGCCACGTGA
- a CDS encoding NAD(P)H-dependent oxidoreductase, which translates to MEAVSLRALFLNCTLKRSPEVSNTQALVDMVISWYDQMNVTSEVIRVVDHDIPFGVTSDEGEGDEWPQILEKVKACDILVIATPIWFGVRGSVAQLVIERLDGTYNERNEVGQYPLYNKVGGVVVTGNEDGAHAAAETTLFNLSHLGLAIPPNADTYWVGAAGPGPSFIEAGGQDHAYTQRTCRWMAHNTVHLARILRAHPIPAEGNTFDEEQVHRGHIG; encoded by the coding sequence ATCGAAGCGGTTTCGCTCCGAGCGCTGTTCCTGAACTGCACGCTCAAGCGTTCCCCCGAGGTGAGCAACACCCAGGCACTGGTCGACATGGTCATCTCGTGGTACGACCAGATGAACGTCACGTCCGAGGTGATCCGCGTCGTCGATCACGACATCCCGTTCGGGGTCACCTCCGATGAGGGCGAGGGTGACGAGTGGCCACAGATCCTCGAGAAGGTCAAGGCGTGCGACATCCTCGTGATCGCGACGCCGATCTGGTTCGGCGTGCGCGGCTCGGTCGCGCAGCTGGTCATCGAGCGCCTCGACGGGACCTACAACGAGCGCAACGAGGTGGGTCAGTACCCGCTGTACAACAAGGTGGGCGGGGTCGTTGTCACCGGCAACGAGGACGGGGCGCACGCCGCCGCCGAGACCACGCTGTTCAACCTCAGCCATCTCGGCCTGGCGATCCCGCCGAACGCGGACACGTACTGGGTCGGTGCGGCAGGGCCCGGCCCATCGTTCATCGAGGCAGGCGGGCAGGACCACGCCTACACGCAGCGCACGTGCCGGTGGATGGCGCACAACACGGTGCACCTGGCTCGGATCCTGAGAGCCCACCCGATCCCCGCCGAGGGCAACACGTTCGACGAGGAGCAGGTCCACCGCGGCCACATCGGGTGA
- a CDS encoding alpha/beta hydrolase: MSDPVTCFEVSAGAAVIIGDDAGSGDAVVLLHAGVADRTSWDDVRSVLAGSYRVIAYDRRGFGESTYEAEPFSHVDDLVGVLDERGVERVVLVGNSMGGAVALDTTLSHPDRVLGLVLIGTAASGVPWPPSSPREAELETAAEEAAGRGDIEAANRHEAELWLDGPGHGGRVDAAVRERFLAMNPVALRAPDPGPQSERPESFRRLTEIEVPTLVIVGSLDVPGIVWLSSEVAQRVPHAEFAVMNGVAHLPSLEAPDRLGDLIVGWLDRLT; encoded by the coding sequence GTGTCCGATCCCGTCACCTGCTTCGAGGTGTCCGCCGGAGCCGCGGTGATCATCGGTGACGATGCGGGATCCGGCGATGCCGTGGTCCTCCTGCACGCCGGGGTCGCCGACCGCACGAGCTGGGACGATGTCCGCTCCGTGCTCGCCGGCTCTTACCGCGTCATCGCCTACGACCGACGCGGGTTCGGCGAGTCGACCTACGAGGCAGAACCGTTCTCGCACGTCGATGATCTGGTCGGGGTGCTGGACGAGCGGGGGGTGGAACGTGTGGTGCTGGTCGGCAACTCCATGGGGGGCGCAGTTGCCCTCGACACCACCCTCTCGCACCCCGATCGGGTGCTCGGGCTCGTCCTGATCGGGACGGCGGCTTCCGGCGTCCCGTGGCCACCCTCCTCGCCTCGCGAAGCCGAACTCGAGACGGCGGCCGAGGAGGCGGCGGGGCGTGGGGACATCGAAGCGGCGAACCGCCACGAGGCGGAGCTGTGGCTCGATGGTCCTGGCCACGGGGGACGGGTCGATGCTGCCGTCCGCGAGCGTTTCCTGGCGATGAACCCTGTCGCGCTCCGGGCCCCCGACCCCGGCCCTCAGTCCGAGCGCCCCGAGTCCTTCAGGCGTCTGACCGAGATCGAGGTCCCCACGCTCGTCATCGTGGGCAGCCTCGACGTCCCCGGCATCGTGTGGCTGTCGTCCGAGGTCGCCCAGCGCGTGCCGCACGCCGAGTTCGCCGTCATGAACGGTGTGGCTCACCTCCCGTCGCTCGAGGCACCGGACCGTCTGGGGGATCTGATCGTCGGCTGGCTGGACCGCCTCACGTAG
- a CDS encoding 4a-hydroxytetrahydrobiopterin dehydratase yields the protein MAEPLDRSTIEAALGEGWEYDGEVVSREYAFDSFMDAITFINRVADAAEAADHHPEIRNVYNKVWIELSTHSAGAVTQKDLDLAAACDEAAT from the coding sequence ATGGCTGAACCACTGGACCGCTCGACCATCGAAGCCGCCCTGGGCGAGGGCTGGGAGTACGACGGCGAGGTGGTATCGCGGGAGTACGCGTTCGACTCCTTCATGGACGCGATCACCTTCATCAACCGGGTCGCCGACGCTGCCGAGGCGGCCGACCATCACCCCGAGATCCGCAACGTCTACAACAAGGTGTGGATCGAGCTGTCGACGCACAGCGCCGGGGCAGTGACCCAGAAGGATCTGGACCTCGCGGCTGCGTGCGACGAGGCGGCGACCTGA
- a CDS encoding LON peptidase substrate-binding domain-containing protein, producing the protein MAVLPMFPLGSTVLPHVLLPLHVFEERYRALARRLSAEPDFGTVLIERGHEVGGGDTRFTHGTLVRTLDAEELPDGRWVVAAVGVQRLRVLEWLDDDPYPRAEIELLEDRPAASEEADRVPQLQARLEQVLDLHRQVGGGVPDVDTTLAPDPVVATWQAAALAPLQQLDRQQLLGIDVPAARLDRVLSLLDDTEQLLQAL; encoded by the coding sequence ATGGCCGTCCTGCCGATGTTCCCCCTCGGGAGCACCGTCCTCCCCCACGTGCTGCTGCCTCTGCACGTGTTCGAGGAGCGGTACCGCGCCTTGGCGCGCCGGCTCTCGGCGGAGCCCGACTTCGGCACGGTGCTGATCGAGCGCGGCCACGAGGTCGGTGGCGGCGACACCAGGTTCACGCACGGCACGCTCGTGCGCACCCTCGACGCCGAGGAGCTGCCAGACGGACGCTGGGTGGTCGCCGCGGTCGGCGTTCAGCGGTTGCGGGTTCTGGAGTGGCTCGATGACGACCCCTACCCGCGAGCCGAGATCGAGCTGCTCGAGGATCGCCCCGCCGCCTCCGAGGAGGCCGATCGCGTACCGCAGCTGCAGGCACGTCTCGAGCAGGTGCTCGACCTGCACCGCCAGGTCGGCGGTGGCGTGCCCGACGTGGACACGACCCTCGCCCCGGACCCCGTCGTCGCGACGTGGCAAGCCGCAGCACTCGCTCCGCTGCAGCAACTCGACCGCCAGCAGCTGCTGGGGATCGACGTCCCGGCAGCACGGCTCGACCGGGTCCTTTCGCTGCTCGACGACACCGAGCAGCTTCTCCAGGCCTTGTAG
- a CDS encoding acyl-CoA dehydrogenase family protein produces MRCEPLLTLHLAIVEATRVRTSPFTDEHDQLRAAVRRWVEDELAPHNREWEDAELFPDEVFHRAGELGFLGLSMPTEYGGQGGDYWSTVVFGEEIMRCGNGSIPMALGVQTDMATPPILKFGTEEQKQAYLVPALAGQRIACIGISEPEAGSDVARIRTHARRDGSDWIINGSKIFITNGVRGDFVTMVVRTGESLDPADPWSGISLFLVDTDLPGFHVARKLDKVGMRASDTAQLHLEDVRVPGDALLGVEGQGFKQIMWELQGERLIAAIQAVAGAQLTFERSLAYAKEREAFGRPIGRFQVQKHRLVDMATRIEAVRRLLYDCCDKWNRGVYAVTEIAQVKLAAALMAFDIADEAMQLHGGYGYSTEFPIEQSWRDARLIRIGGGTDEVQREIVAKLMGL; encoded by the coding sequence ATGCGATGTGAACCACTGCTAACGTTGCATCTGGCGATCGTGGAGGCGACCCGGGTGCGCACGAGCCCGTTCACCGATGAGCACGACCAGCTGCGCGCTGCCGTCCGGCGCTGGGTCGAGGACGAGCTCGCCCCGCACAACCGCGAGTGGGAGGACGCCGAGCTCTTCCCCGACGAGGTGTTCCACCGCGCCGGCGAGCTGGGGTTCCTCGGCCTGTCGATGCCCACCGAGTACGGCGGCCAGGGGGGCGACTACTGGTCCACCGTCGTGTTCGGCGAGGAGATCATGCGCTGCGGCAACGGCTCCATCCCGATGGCGCTCGGCGTCCAGACCGACATGGCGACGCCTCCCATCCTGAAGTTCGGCACCGAGGAGCAGAAGCAGGCCTACCTCGTGCCAGCCCTGGCCGGGCAGAGGATCGCTTGCATCGGCATCAGCGAGCCCGAGGCTGGCAGCGACGTGGCCCGCATCCGTACCCACGCGCGCCGCGACGGGTCCGACTGGATCATCAACGGCTCCAAGATCTTCATCACGAACGGGGTGCGCGGCGACTTCGTGACGATGGTGGTGCGCACGGGCGAGTCGCTCGACCCGGCGGATCCGTGGAGCGGCATCTCGCTGTTCCTCGTCGATACCGACCTGCCCGGCTTCCACGTCGCCCGCAAGCTCGACAAGGTCGGGATGCGCGCGTCGGACACGGCCCAGCTGCACCTCGAGGACGTCCGCGTGCCGGGCGATGCCCTCCTGGGCGTCGAGGGCCAGGGCTTCAAGCAGATCATGTGGGAACTGCAGGGTGAGCGACTCATCGCCGCGATCCAGGCGGTAGCCGGGGCGCAGCTGACCTTCGAGCGCTCGCTCGCGTACGCCAAGGAACGCGAGGCGTTCGGCCGCCCCATCGGGCGGTTCCAGGTCCAGAAGCATCGGCTGGTGGACATGGCCACGCGCATCGAGGCGGTGCGCCGACTGCTCTACGACTGCTGCGACAAGTGGAACCGGGGCGTGTACGCCGTCACCGAGATCGCCCAGGTGAAGCTCGCCGCGGCCCTCATGGCGTTCGACATCGCCGACGAGGCGATGCAGCTACACGGCGGCTACGGCTACAGCACCGAGTTCCCTATCGAGCAGTCCTGGCGCGACGCCCGGCTCATCCGCATCGGGGGCGGCACCGACGAGGTGCAGCGCGAGATCGTCGCCAAGCTCATGGGACTGTGA